The nucleotide window AAACAAAGCTATTTCTTTATGTACAGCTAATGCAGCTGATATGGAAGCAATCATAGTCCCAAGAATTAATAAAATAATAGAAATCCCCATTGCATTCTTTTCTTCAGTAGCTATCCAATCGTTTAACTTAGTAATGCTATGAAAACTTAATTCTTTTTTGTATGTTTTAGTTTGAGTTATTGTGTTTGTAGTGTTCATAATATGAGTTGTTTATAGCAAAATTAATCAGTAATATATTATTAAATTATGACCTTAATCATAAAGAGTATTTTAAATTAAGAGTGTATATACAGTTCGTATTTTAGTAGATATTTTTATATTCACACTTTAAATATAATTTTGTGCAATCAACAACTCTAATTTATATAGTTATAACAGTTTTATGCAGTTTAGTAATTGCTTTTTTTCAATATTTTTTTAAAGAAAAGAAGCAACCAAAAATTGTTATAGCATTATTTATTTTAAAAGCTTTGAGTTTATTTTTAATTGGATTATTATTAATAAATCCTAAAATTGATATTGTTGCTACTCAAAATATCAAACCGCAGTTGTCAGTATTAATAGATAACTCTCTGTCAACTAGGTTTTTTAAAGAAGAAGAAAAAGTAAAAGAGATACTTAATATTATTGTTAATAATGAGGAACTAAATAAAAAATATCAAATATCTAATTTTTCTTTTGGAAACTCTATAAAAGTATTAGATAGCTTATCTTTTTCTGAAACTAGCACCAATATATCTGAAGCTATAAATTCGGTAGATGAATTAGTGAAAAACAATAAAAAAGCTACAATTTTAATTACTGATGGTAATCAAACTTCAGGAAATGATTATGAGTTTTTAATGCCAAAAGATAAAGTATTTCCTATTGTGTTAGGAGATACAACTCAATATCAGGATGTTCAAATAACACAACTTAATGTAAATAAATATAGTTACATAAAAAACAAGTTTCCTGTAGAAGCTTTTTTATTATATGAAGGTAAAGGTGCAGTTAGTTCTGTTTTTACATTATCTCATAATGGAAAAAAGATATATTCAGAAAGAATTAAACTTTCATCTGAAAACCCGTCAAAAACAATAACTGTTAATTTAACATCAAAAGAGAAAGGGCTTCAATATTACCAAGCCTCTATAACAAAACTTAAGAAAGAAAAAAACACTAAAAATAATTATAAAAGTTTTTCGGTAGAAGTTATAGATGAGCAAACTAAAGTATTACTCTTAAGTTCAATAATGCATCCAGATTTAGGAGCTATAAAAAAAGCAATTGAAAGCAATAAACAACGAAAAGTAACCATAGAAGTAATAGGAAACAAGCAGTTGAACTTAAAAGAGTATCAATTTTATGTTTTTTATCAACCAAATTTTTATTTCAGAAGAATTTTTGAAGAAGTGTCTTCTAATTTTTTAGTAATCACAGGAACAAAAACGGATTGGAATTTAATAAACTCATTAAACTTAGGGGTAAAAAAGAATGCAATAAATCAGTTTGAGAATTATGGAGCAATTTATAATGATAGTTTTTTAACTTTTATGCAAGATGATATTGGTTTTGAAGAATTTCCTCCTTTACGTGATAAATTCGGGAAATTAAGATTGTCAAATGAAACACAAATTTTATTATATCAAAAATTAAATGGTATAAATTTAACAGAACCTTTAATAACATCTTTAGAGAAAAATGATGTTAAATATGCTTTTATATTTGGAGAGGGGATTTGGAAATGGAGATCTGCTAGCTATTTAAAAGATAAAACATTTGAAAATTTCGATACTTTTATAAGTAATATAGCACAGTATTTGGCTTCAAATAAAAAAAGAAAACGATTAGAAGTAACCTCTAAAAGCATATATCCAGCTAATGCTATAATACAAATTTCTGCGTTTTATGTTGATCGTAATTATAAATTTGATAATAGAGCTTCTTTACAGTTAAAAATAACAAATTCAAAAACAAAAGAGGTTAAAGTATTACCATTTTCTTTAACTAATAATGCATATCAGGTATCTGTAGAAGGTTTGTTAGCTGGAGATTATATGTACCAAGTTTCTGTTGAAAATCAAAATATTAATAAGTATGG belongs to Tenacibaculum sp. MAR_2010_89 and includes:
- a CDS encoding vWA domain-containing protein, producing the protein MQSTTLIYIVITVLCSLVIAFFQYFFKEKKQPKIVIALFILKALSLFLIGLLLINPKIDIVATQNIKPQLSVLIDNSLSTRFFKEEEKVKEILNIIVNNEELNKKYQISNFSFGNSIKVLDSLSFSETSTNISEAINSVDELVKNNKKATILITDGNQTSGNDYEFLMPKDKVFPIVLGDTTQYQDVQITQLNVNKYSYIKNKFPVEAFLLYEGKGAVSSVFTLSHNGKKIYSERIKLSSENPSKTITVNLTSKEKGLQYYQASITKLKKEKNTKNNYKSFSVEVIDEQTKVLLLSSIMHPDLGAIKKAIESNKQRKVTIEVIGNKQLNLKEYQFYVFYQPNFYFRRIFEEVSSNFLVITGTKTDWNLINSLNLGVKKNAINQFENYGAIYNDSFLTFMQDDIGFEEFPPLRDKFGKLRLSNETQILLYQKLNGINLTEPLITSLEKNDVKYAFIFGEGIWKWRSASYLKDKTFENFDTFISNIAQYLASNKKRKRLEVTSKSIYPANAIIQISAFYVDRNYKFDNRASLQLKITNSKTKEVKVLPFSLTNNAYQVSVEGLLAGDYMYQVSVENQNINKYGRFKISAYQIEEQFTNANSNKLQKLAKNSNGKLVYSNQVESLISNLLADKDYFTVQKSITTQKSLIDWKWILVLIASLLSIEWFVRKYYGKT